The Lepidochelys kempii isolate rLepKem1 chromosome 5, rLepKem1.hap2, whole genome shotgun sequence genome window below encodes:
- the TBC1D2 gene encoding TBC1 domain family member 2A isoform X2 produces MDLGYNSVYLFLCYFRFRRSFLEEMERRPENGECLLAGIPGKPLESNSDDDNGNAGSEKERAVSLPHRDLGNAQLNPSREEPRKKLCGYLNKLGVKGPIKAWKSRWFFYDENKCHLLYCRTAQDVNPLGSIDLSSASFDCQVEADEGVFEIRTPSRVFILKAVSRQAMMYWLQQLQMKRWAFCNTLTGLPVDSVTVAALPANDSLLNEIIHTEGEGFFPPVKTPTDVVGLKAASLPAPQLPAALQNISLKHPWTEIQNTVYNICGSRQLPGNGRSISGVEGFPEHPGTLAAEQEVEGEAECPVREKAREETQAGPRSHWPRKGKWLNSGFPAFAEGLARERSSPDKVAVLQQQVLALTEEIKSQKELVTLLHKALEAAQREKRASSRYLAAAEDKDRLELVRHKVRQIVELSNRVEALETDKKELEQSLALRDNRVEELQKHVQLLMDKNYAKQQVILKLTEQVVLDLSEPVQEADAVAVNTLHKQQEEIEHLKDDLDAYRTQNQFLNSEIHQVTKLWRSVAEKEKVLLMKCARLQARSCQVESKYLMLLRRLQEASPGLASGDAELVKSLIQEALQWDAKEEAAEALQLNPVREYDDYGFMTIPKYEVEDWKLLAKIQALEIKSNNLLSHMVVEKPLHERWAGMAELSPSAELKGLIRCGIPMEHRQRVWKWIVSQHLSHRHPANHYESLLRQGKRTEHPAFRQIELDLPRTLTNNRHFTSPTSQLVPKLRRVLLAFSWQNPAIGYCQGLNRLAAIALLVLEEEESAFWCLVHIVENLMPADYYSDTLLASQVDQRVFKDFLSEKLPRLTAHFEQHRIDVSLITFNWFLVAFVDSLVSDILFRVWDAFLYEGTKVIFRYALAIFKYNEEEILRIHDSLEVYQYLRFFTHMIGDGRKLMSIAFSDMNPFPMKVLQNRRATHRAELEAELSELERIKAQYVKEQAEQVTWHLDGAVSEEEEEM; encoded by the exons atggaccttgggtatAACTCAGTATACCTGTTCTTATGCTACTTTAG GTTTAGGAGATCTTTCCTGGAAGAGATGGAAAGGAGACCTGAAAATGGAGAGTGTCTCCTGGCTGGAATTCCAGGCAAGCCTCTTGAGTCAAATTCAGATGATGATAACGGTAATGCAGgctcagagaaagagagagctgtATCATTGCCTCACAGGGACTTGGGAAATGCACAGCTCAATCCTAGCAGAGAAGAACCCAGAAAGAAACTCTGTGGCTATTTAAATAAACTTGGGGTCAAGGGGCCAATCAAGGCCTGGAAGTCTCGTTGGTTCTTTTATGATGAAAATAAATGTCACTTACTGTACTGCAGGACAGCTCAAGATGTTAACCCTTTGGGGAGCATTGATCTCTCCAGTGCCAGTTTTGATTGCCAGGTGGAAGCAGATGAAGGGGTTTTTGAAATCCGAACTCCAAGCAGAgtgtttattcttaag GCAGTCAGCAGACAGGCCATGATGTactggctgcagcagctgcagatgaaGCGTTGGGCGTTTTGCAATACCCTGACTGGGCTTCCTGTGGACAGCGTCACTGTGGCAGCACTGCCTGCGAATGACTCTCTGCTCAATGAAATCA TTCACACTGAAGGTGAGGGGTTCTTTCCCCCTGTGAAAACCCCTACAGACGTGGTAGGTTTAAAGGCAGCCTCTCTGCCCGCTCCCCAGCTGCCTGCTGCCCTCCAAAACATCTCCCTCAAGCACCCTTGGACTGAAATCCA AAATACAGTCTACAATATCTGTGGCAGCAGGCAGCTCCCGGGGAATGGCAGGAGCATCTCTGGTGTTGAGGGATTCCCAGAGCACCCTGGGACTCTGGCAGCAGAACAAGAGGTGGAAGGGGAGGCAGAATGTCCAG TCAGGGAGAAGGCCCGAGAGGAGACACAGGCTGGGCCCAGGTCGCACTGGCCTAGGAAAGGCAAATGGCTGAACAGCGGTTTCCCTGCCTTCGCTGAAGGGTTGGCCCGTGAGAGAAGCTCCCCTGACAAGGTGGCTGTTCTGCAGCAGCAGGTCCTGGCACTCACAGAGGAAATCAAGTCTCAGAAG GAGCTGGTTACGCTTCTCCACAAGGCTCTGGAGGCTGCACAGCGGGAGAAGAGAGCATCCAGCAGGtacctggctgctgcagaagacAAAGACCGGCTAGAGCTGGTGCGGCACAAAGTGAGGCAAATCGTTGAGCTCAGCAATCGGGTGGAAGCCCTGGAGACCGACAAgaaggagctggagcagagcctggCCCTGAGGGACAACCGTGTGGAGGAGCTGCAGAAGCACGTGCAGCTCCTGATGGACAAGAACTATGCCAAGCAGCAAGTCATCCTGAAACTCACAGAGCAGGTTGTCCTGGATCTCTCTGAGCCAGTGCAAGAGGCTGATGCTGTTGCTGTCAACACCttgcacaagcagcaggaggagatTGAGCATCTGAAG GATGACCTAGATGCCTACAGAACTCAGAACCAGTTCCTCAACTCAGAGATCCACCAGGTCACAAAGCTCTGGAGAAGCGTTGCCGAGAAGGAGAAAGTCTTGCTGATGAAG TGTGCCCGCCTGCAAGCCCGCAGCTGCCAGGTGGAGAGCAAATACCTGATGCTGTTGCGGAGGCTGCAGGAGGCCTCCCCTGGCCTGGCCAGCGGTGATGCCGAGCTGGTGAAGAGCCTGATccaggaggcactgcagtgggATGCGAAGGAGGAGGCCGCGGAGGCTCTTCAGCTGAACCCTGTCAG AGAGTATGATGACTACGGGTTTATGACCATTCCCAAATACGAGGTTGAGGACTGGAAGCTTCTGGCTAAAATCCAAGCCCTAGAGATCAAATCCAACAACCTGCTGAGCCACATGGTGGTGGAGAAGCCTCTTCATGAGAGATGGGCCGGTATGGCTGAGTTGAGCCCCTCTGCAGAGCTGAAAGGCTTGATCCGCTGCGGCATCCCCATGGAGCACCGCCAAAGGGTCTGGAAATGGATAGTGAGCCAGCACCTGTCCCACCGCCACCCCGCCAACCACTACGAGAGCCTGCTGCGGCAGGGCAAGCGCACGGAGCATCCCGCCTTCCGGCAGATCGAGCTGGACCTGCCCCGCACCCTGACCAACAACAGGCATTTCacatctcccacctcccagctcGTCCCCAAGCTCCGAAGGGTGCTGCTGGCCTTCTCCTGGCAGAATCCCGCCATCGGCTACTGCCAAGGGCTAAACAG GTTGGCAGCCATTGCCCTCCTGGTCCTAGAAGAGGAGGAAAGCGCATTCTGGTGCCTGGTTCACATTGTGGAAAACCTGATGCCGGCGGATTACTACAGCGACACGTTACTAGCATCACAG GTGGATCAAAGAGTCTTTAAAGACTTCTTGTCAGAAAAGCTCCCCAGgcttacagctcactttgagcaGCACAGGATTGACGTCTCACTGATCACCTTCAACTGGTTCCTGGTGGCCTTCGTAGACAGCCTGGTCAGTGACATCCTCTTCCGGGTCTGGGACGCCTTTCTGTACGAAGGAACAAAG GTGATTTTCCGCTATGCTCTTGCCATCTTTAAGTATAACGAAGAGGAGATTCTGCGGATCCATGACAGCCTGGAGGTTTACCAGTACCTTCGCTTTTTCACCCACATGATTGGAGATGGCAG GAAGCTGATGAGCATCGCCTTCAGTGACATGAATCCCTTCCCAATGAAGGTGCTGCAGAACCGGCGAGCGACACACCGGgcggagctggaggcagagctgagCGAGCTGGAGCGGATCAAGGCGCAGTACGTGAAAGAGCAAGCAGAGCAGGTGACCTGGCACCTGGATGGAGCCGTTagcgaagaggaggaggagatgtag
- the TBC1D2 gene encoding TBC1 domain family member 2A isoform X7 has protein sequence MMYWLQQLQMKRWAFCNTLTGLPVDSVTVAALPANDSLLNEIIHTEGEGFFPPVKTPTDVVGLKAASLPAPQLPAALQNISLKHPWTEIQNTVYNICGSRQLPGNGRSISGVEGFPEHPGTLAAEQEVEGEAECPVREKAREETQAGPRSHWPRKGKWLNSGFPAFAEGLARERSSPDKVAVLQQQVLALTEEIKSQKELVTLLHKALEAAQREKRASSRYLAAAEDKDRLELVRHKVRQIVELSNRVEALETDKKELEQSLALRDNRVEELQKHVQLLMDKNYAKQQVILKLTEQVVLDLSEPVQEADAVAVNTLHKQQEEIEHLKDDLDAYRTQNQFLNSEIHQVTKLWRSVAEKEKVLLMKCARLQARSCQVESKYLMLLRRLQEASPGLASGDAELVKSLIQEALQWDAKEEAAEALQLNPVREYDDYGFMTIPKYEVEDWKLLAKIQALEIKSNNLLSHMVVEKPLHERWAGMAELSPSAELKGLIRCGIPMEHRQRVWKWIVSQHLSHRHPANHYESLLRQGKRTEHPAFRQIELDLPRTLTNNRHFTSPTSQLVPKLRRVLLAFSWQNPAIGYCQGLNRLAAIALLVLEEEESAFWCLVHIVENLMPADYYSDTLLASQVDQRVFKDFLSEKLPRLTAHFEQHRIDVSLITFNWFLVAFVDSLVSDILFRVWDAFLYEGTKVIFRYALAIFKYNEEEILRIHDSLEVYQYLRFFTHMIGDGRKLMSIAFSDMNPFPMKVLQNRRATHRAELEAELSELERIKAQYVKEQAEQVTWHLDGAVSEEEEEM, from the exons ATGATGTactggctgcagcagctgcagatgaaGCGTTGGGCGTTTTGCAATACCCTGACTGGGCTTCCTGTGGACAGCGTCACTGTGGCAGCACTGCCTGCGAATGACTCTCTGCTCAATGAAATCA TTCACACTGAAGGTGAGGGGTTCTTTCCCCCTGTGAAAACCCCTACAGACGTGGTAGGTTTAAAGGCAGCCTCTCTGCCCGCTCCCCAGCTGCCTGCTGCCCTCCAAAACATCTCCCTCAAGCACCCTTGGACTGAAATCCA AAATACAGTCTACAATATCTGTGGCAGCAGGCAGCTCCCGGGGAATGGCAGGAGCATCTCTGGTGTTGAGGGATTCCCAGAGCACCCTGGGACTCTGGCAGCAGAACAAGAGGTGGAAGGGGAGGCAGAATGTCCAG TCAGGGAGAAGGCCCGAGAGGAGACACAGGCTGGGCCCAGGTCGCACTGGCCTAGGAAAGGCAAATGGCTGAACAGCGGTTTCCCTGCCTTCGCTGAAGGGTTGGCCCGTGAGAGAAGCTCCCCTGACAAGGTGGCTGTTCTGCAGCAGCAGGTCCTGGCACTCACAGAGGAAATCAAGTCTCAGAAG GAGCTGGTTACGCTTCTCCACAAGGCTCTGGAGGCTGCACAGCGGGAGAAGAGAGCATCCAGCAGGtacctggctgctgcagaagacAAAGACCGGCTAGAGCTGGTGCGGCACAAAGTGAGGCAAATCGTTGAGCTCAGCAATCGGGTGGAAGCCCTGGAGACCGACAAgaaggagctggagcagagcctggCCCTGAGGGACAACCGTGTGGAGGAGCTGCAGAAGCACGTGCAGCTCCTGATGGACAAGAACTATGCCAAGCAGCAAGTCATCCTGAAACTCACAGAGCAGGTTGTCCTGGATCTCTCTGAGCCAGTGCAAGAGGCTGATGCTGTTGCTGTCAACACCttgcacaagcagcaggaggagatTGAGCATCTGAAG GATGACCTAGATGCCTACAGAACTCAGAACCAGTTCCTCAACTCAGAGATCCACCAGGTCACAAAGCTCTGGAGAAGCGTTGCCGAGAAGGAGAAAGTCTTGCTGATGAAG TGTGCCCGCCTGCAAGCCCGCAGCTGCCAGGTGGAGAGCAAATACCTGATGCTGTTGCGGAGGCTGCAGGAGGCCTCCCCTGGCCTGGCCAGCGGTGATGCCGAGCTGGTGAAGAGCCTGATccaggaggcactgcagtgggATGCGAAGGAGGAGGCCGCGGAGGCTCTTCAGCTGAACCCTGTCAG AGAGTATGATGACTACGGGTTTATGACCATTCCCAAATACGAGGTTGAGGACTGGAAGCTTCTGGCTAAAATCCAAGCCCTAGAGATCAAATCCAACAACCTGCTGAGCCACATGGTGGTGGAGAAGCCTCTTCATGAGAGATGGGCCGGTATGGCTGAGTTGAGCCCCTCTGCAGAGCTGAAAGGCTTGATCCGCTGCGGCATCCCCATGGAGCACCGCCAAAGGGTCTGGAAATGGATAGTGAGCCAGCACCTGTCCCACCGCCACCCCGCCAACCACTACGAGAGCCTGCTGCGGCAGGGCAAGCGCACGGAGCATCCCGCCTTCCGGCAGATCGAGCTGGACCTGCCCCGCACCCTGACCAACAACAGGCATTTCacatctcccacctcccagctcGTCCCCAAGCTCCGAAGGGTGCTGCTGGCCTTCTCCTGGCAGAATCCCGCCATCGGCTACTGCCAAGGGCTAAACAG GTTGGCAGCCATTGCCCTCCTGGTCCTAGAAGAGGAGGAAAGCGCATTCTGGTGCCTGGTTCACATTGTGGAAAACCTGATGCCGGCGGATTACTACAGCGACACGTTACTAGCATCACAG GTGGATCAAAGAGTCTTTAAAGACTTCTTGTCAGAAAAGCTCCCCAGgcttacagctcactttgagcaGCACAGGATTGACGTCTCACTGATCACCTTCAACTGGTTCCTGGTGGCCTTCGTAGACAGCCTGGTCAGTGACATCCTCTTCCGGGTCTGGGACGCCTTTCTGTACGAAGGAACAAAG GTGATTTTCCGCTATGCTCTTGCCATCTTTAAGTATAACGAAGAGGAGATTCTGCGGATCCATGACAGCCTGGAGGTTTACCAGTACCTTCGCTTTTTCACCCACATGATTGGAGATGGCAG GAAGCTGATGAGCATCGCCTTCAGTGACATGAATCCCTTCCCAATGAAGGTGCTGCAGAACCGGCGAGCGACACACCGGgcggagctggaggcagagctgagCGAGCTGGAGCGGATCAAGGCGCAGTACGTGAAAGAGCAAGCAGAGCAGGTGACCTGGCACCTGGATGGAGCCGTTagcgaagaggaggaggagatgtag
- the TBC1D2 gene encoding TBC1 domain family member 2A isoform X6 → MSLKCHSSHESEAVCSVLRKDHRFRRSFLEEMERRPENGECLLAGIPGKPLESNSDDDNGNAGSEKERAVSLPHRDLGNAQLNPSREEPRKKLCGYLNKLGVKGPIKAWKSRWFFYDENKCHLLYCRTAQDVNPLGSIDLSSASFDCQVEADEGVFEIRTPSRVFILKAVSRQAMMYWLQQLQMKRWAFCNTLTGLPVDSVTVAALPANDSLLNEIIHTEGEGFFPPVKTPTDVVGLKAASLPAPQLPAALQNISLKHPWTEIQNTVYNICGSRQLPGNGRSISGVEGFPEHPGTLAAEQEVEGEAECPVREKAREETQAGPRSHWPRKGKWLNSGFPAFAEGLARERSSPDKVAVLQQQVLALTEEIKSQKELVTLLHKALEAAQREKRASSRYLAAAEDKDRLELVRHKVRQIVELSNRVEALETDKKELEQSLALRDNRVEELQKHVQLLMDKNYAKQQVILKLTEQVVLDLSEPVQEADAVAVNTLHKQQEEIEHLKDDLDAYRTQNQFLNSEIHQVTKLWRSVAEKEKVLLMKCARLQARSCQVESKYLMLLRRLQEASPGLASGDAELVKSLIQEALQWDAKEEAAEALQLNPVRLAAIALLVLEEEESAFWCLVHIVENLMPADYYSDTLLASQVDQRVFKDFLSEKLPRLTAHFEQHRIDVSLITFNWFLVAFVDSLVSDILFRVWDAFLYEGTKVIFRYALAIFKYNEEEILRIHDSLEVYQYLRFFTHMIGDGRKLMSIAFSDMNPFPMKVLQNRRATHRAELEAELSELERIKAQYVKEQAEQVTWHLDGAVSEEEEEM, encoded by the exons ATGTCCCTGAAGTGTCACAGCAGCCATGAGTCGGAGGCTGTCTGCAGTGTTCTCAGGAAGGACCACAG GTTTAGGAGATCTTTCCTGGAAGAGATGGAAAGGAGACCTGAAAATGGAGAGTGTCTCCTGGCTGGAATTCCAGGCAAGCCTCTTGAGTCAAATTCAGATGATGATAACGGTAATGCAGgctcagagaaagagagagctgtATCATTGCCTCACAGGGACTTGGGAAATGCACAGCTCAATCCTAGCAGAGAAGAACCCAGAAAGAAACTCTGTGGCTATTTAAATAAACTTGGGGTCAAGGGGCCAATCAAGGCCTGGAAGTCTCGTTGGTTCTTTTATGATGAAAATAAATGTCACTTACTGTACTGCAGGACAGCTCAAGATGTTAACCCTTTGGGGAGCATTGATCTCTCCAGTGCCAGTTTTGATTGCCAGGTGGAAGCAGATGAAGGGGTTTTTGAAATCCGAACTCCAAGCAGAgtgtttattcttaag GCAGTCAGCAGACAGGCCATGATGTactggctgcagcagctgcagatgaaGCGTTGGGCGTTTTGCAATACCCTGACTGGGCTTCCTGTGGACAGCGTCACTGTGGCAGCACTGCCTGCGAATGACTCTCTGCTCAATGAAATCA TTCACACTGAAGGTGAGGGGTTCTTTCCCCCTGTGAAAACCCCTACAGACGTGGTAGGTTTAAAGGCAGCCTCTCTGCCCGCTCCCCAGCTGCCTGCTGCCCTCCAAAACATCTCCCTCAAGCACCCTTGGACTGAAATCCA AAATACAGTCTACAATATCTGTGGCAGCAGGCAGCTCCCGGGGAATGGCAGGAGCATCTCTGGTGTTGAGGGATTCCCAGAGCACCCTGGGACTCTGGCAGCAGAACAAGAGGTGGAAGGGGAGGCAGAATGTCCAG TCAGGGAGAAGGCCCGAGAGGAGACACAGGCTGGGCCCAGGTCGCACTGGCCTAGGAAAGGCAAATGGCTGAACAGCGGTTTCCCTGCCTTCGCTGAAGGGTTGGCCCGTGAGAGAAGCTCCCCTGACAAGGTGGCTGTTCTGCAGCAGCAGGTCCTGGCACTCACAGAGGAAATCAAGTCTCAGAAG GAGCTGGTTACGCTTCTCCACAAGGCTCTGGAGGCTGCACAGCGGGAGAAGAGAGCATCCAGCAGGtacctggctgctgcagaagacAAAGACCGGCTAGAGCTGGTGCGGCACAAAGTGAGGCAAATCGTTGAGCTCAGCAATCGGGTGGAAGCCCTGGAGACCGACAAgaaggagctggagcagagcctggCCCTGAGGGACAACCGTGTGGAGGAGCTGCAGAAGCACGTGCAGCTCCTGATGGACAAGAACTATGCCAAGCAGCAAGTCATCCTGAAACTCACAGAGCAGGTTGTCCTGGATCTCTCTGAGCCAGTGCAAGAGGCTGATGCTGTTGCTGTCAACACCttgcacaagcagcaggaggagatTGAGCATCTGAAG GATGACCTAGATGCCTACAGAACTCAGAACCAGTTCCTCAACTCAGAGATCCACCAGGTCACAAAGCTCTGGAGAAGCGTTGCCGAGAAGGAGAAAGTCTTGCTGATGAAG TGTGCCCGCCTGCAAGCCCGCAGCTGCCAGGTGGAGAGCAAATACCTGATGCTGTTGCGGAGGCTGCAGGAGGCCTCCCCTGGCCTGGCCAGCGGTGATGCCGAGCTGGTGAAGAGCCTGATccaggaggcactgcagtgggATGCGAAGGAGGAGGCCGCGGAGGCTCTTCAGCTGAACCCTGTCAG GTTGGCAGCCATTGCCCTCCTGGTCCTAGAAGAGGAGGAAAGCGCATTCTGGTGCCTGGTTCACATTGTGGAAAACCTGATGCCGGCGGATTACTACAGCGACACGTTACTAGCATCACAG GTGGATCAAAGAGTCTTTAAAGACTTCTTGTCAGAAAAGCTCCCCAGgcttacagctcactttgagcaGCACAGGATTGACGTCTCACTGATCACCTTCAACTGGTTCCTGGTGGCCTTCGTAGACAGCCTGGTCAGTGACATCCTCTTCCGGGTCTGGGACGCCTTTCTGTACGAAGGAACAAAG GTGATTTTCCGCTATGCTCTTGCCATCTTTAAGTATAACGAAGAGGAGATTCTGCGGATCCATGACAGCCTGGAGGTTTACCAGTACCTTCGCTTTTTCACCCACATGATTGGAGATGGCAG GAAGCTGATGAGCATCGCCTTCAGTGACATGAATCCCTTCCCAATGAAGGTGCTGCAGAACCGGCGAGCGACACACCGGgcggagctggaggcagagctgagCGAGCTGGAGCGGATCAAGGCGCAGTACGTGAAAGAGCAAGCAGAGCAGGTGACCTGGCACCTGGATGGAGCCGTTagcgaagaggaggaggagatgtag
- the TBC1D2 gene encoding TBC1 domain family member 2A isoform X3 gives MDARGKATGKMRAMFRRSFLEEMERRPENGECLLAGIPGKPLESNSDDDNGNAGSEKERAVSLPHRDLGNAQLNPSREEPRKKLCGYLNKLGVKGPIKAWKSRWFFYDENKCHLLYCRTAQDVNPLGSIDLSSASFDCQVEADEGVFEIRTPSRVFILKAVSRQAMMYWLQQLQMKRWAFCNTLTGLPVDSVTVAALPANDSLLNEIIHTEGEGFFPPVKTPTDVVGLKAASLPAPQLPAALQNISLKHPWTEIQNTVYNICGSRQLPGNGRSISGVEGFPEHPGTLAAEQEVEGEAECPVREKAREETQAGPRSHWPRKGKWLNSGFPAFAEGLARERSSPDKVAVLQQQVLALTEEIKSQKELVTLLHKALEAAQREKRASSRYLAAAEDKDRLELVRHKVRQIVELSNRVEALETDKKELEQSLALRDNRVEELQKHVQLLMDKNYAKQQVILKLTEQVVLDLSEPVQEADAVAVNTLHKQQEEIEHLKDDLDAYRTQNQFLNSEIHQVTKLWRSVAEKEKVLLMKCARLQARSCQVESKYLMLLRRLQEASPGLASGDAELVKSLIQEALQWDAKEEAAEALQLNPVREYDDYGFMTIPKYEVEDWKLLAKIQALEIKSNNLLSHMVVEKPLHERWAGMAELSPSAELKGLIRCGIPMEHRQRVWKWIVSQHLSHRHPANHYESLLRQGKRTEHPAFRQIELDLPRTLTNNRHFTSPTSQLVPKLRRVLLAFSWQNPAIGYCQGLNRLAAIALLVLEEEESAFWCLVHIVENLMPADYYSDTLLASQVDQRVFKDFLSEKLPRLTAHFEQHRIDVSLITFNWFLVAFVDSLVSDILFRVWDAFLYEGTKVIFRYALAIFKYNEEEILRIHDSLEVYQYLRFFTHMIGDGRKLMSIAFSDMNPFPMKVLQNRRATHRAELEAELSELERIKAQYVKEQAEQVTWHLDGAVSEEEEEM, from the exons ATGGATGCTAGAGGAAAGGCGACGGGGAAGATGAGAGCTAT GTTTAGGAGATCTTTCCTGGAAGAGATGGAAAGGAGACCTGAAAATGGAGAGTGTCTCCTGGCTGGAATTCCAGGCAAGCCTCTTGAGTCAAATTCAGATGATGATAACGGTAATGCAGgctcagagaaagagagagctgtATCATTGCCTCACAGGGACTTGGGAAATGCACAGCTCAATCCTAGCAGAGAAGAACCCAGAAAGAAACTCTGTGGCTATTTAAATAAACTTGGGGTCAAGGGGCCAATCAAGGCCTGGAAGTCTCGTTGGTTCTTTTATGATGAAAATAAATGTCACTTACTGTACTGCAGGACAGCTCAAGATGTTAACCCTTTGGGGAGCATTGATCTCTCCAGTGCCAGTTTTGATTGCCAGGTGGAAGCAGATGAAGGGGTTTTTGAAATCCGAACTCCAAGCAGAgtgtttattcttaag GCAGTCAGCAGACAGGCCATGATGTactggctgcagcagctgcagatgaaGCGTTGGGCGTTTTGCAATACCCTGACTGGGCTTCCTGTGGACAGCGTCACTGTGGCAGCACTGCCTGCGAATGACTCTCTGCTCAATGAAATCA TTCACACTGAAGGTGAGGGGTTCTTTCCCCCTGTGAAAACCCCTACAGACGTGGTAGGTTTAAAGGCAGCCTCTCTGCCCGCTCCCCAGCTGCCTGCTGCCCTCCAAAACATCTCCCTCAAGCACCCTTGGACTGAAATCCA AAATACAGTCTACAATATCTGTGGCAGCAGGCAGCTCCCGGGGAATGGCAGGAGCATCTCTGGTGTTGAGGGATTCCCAGAGCACCCTGGGACTCTGGCAGCAGAACAAGAGGTGGAAGGGGAGGCAGAATGTCCAG TCAGGGAGAAGGCCCGAGAGGAGACACAGGCTGGGCCCAGGTCGCACTGGCCTAGGAAAGGCAAATGGCTGAACAGCGGTTTCCCTGCCTTCGCTGAAGGGTTGGCCCGTGAGAGAAGCTCCCCTGACAAGGTGGCTGTTCTGCAGCAGCAGGTCCTGGCACTCACAGAGGAAATCAAGTCTCAGAAG GAGCTGGTTACGCTTCTCCACAAGGCTCTGGAGGCTGCACAGCGGGAGAAGAGAGCATCCAGCAGGtacctggctgctgcagaagacAAAGACCGGCTAGAGCTGGTGCGGCACAAAGTGAGGCAAATCGTTGAGCTCAGCAATCGGGTGGAAGCCCTGGAGACCGACAAgaaggagctggagcagagcctggCCCTGAGGGACAACCGTGTGGAGGAGCTGCAGAAGCACGTGCAGCTCCTGATGGACAAGAACTATGCCAAGCAGCAAGTCATCCTGAAACTCACAGAGCAGGTTGTCCTGGATCTCTCTGAGCCAGTGCAAGAGGCTGATGCTGTTGCTGTCAACACCttgcacaagcagcaggaggagatTGAGCATCTGAAG GATGACCTAGATGCCTACAGAACTCAGAACCAGTTCCTCAACTCAGAGATCCACCAGGTCACAAAGCTCTGGAGAAGCGTTGCCGAGAAGGAGAAAGTCTTGCTGATGAAG TGTGCCCGCCTGCAAGCCCGCAGCTGCCAGGTGGAGAGCAAATACCTGATGCTGTTGCGGAGGCTGCAGGAGGCCTCCCCTGGCCTGGCCAGCGGTGATGCCGAGCTGGTGAAGAGCCTGATccaggaggcactgcagtgggATGCGAAGGAGGAGGCCGCGGAGGCTCTTCAGCTGAACCCTGTCAG AGAGTATGATGACTACGGGTTTATGACCATTCCCAAATACGAGGTTGAGGACTGGAAGCTTCTGGCTAAAATCCAAGCCCTAGAGATCAAATCCAACAACCTGCTGAGCCACATGGTGGTGGAGAAGCCTCTTCATGAGAGATGGGCCGGTATGGCTGAGTTGAGCCCCTCTGCAGAGCTGAAAGGCTTGATCCGCTGCGGCATCCCCATGGAGCACCGCCAAAGGGTCTGGAAATGGATAGTGAGCCAGCACCTGTCCCACCGCCACCCCGCCAACCACTACGAGAGCCTGCTGCGGCAGGGCAAGCGCACGGAGCATCCCGCCTTCCGGCAGATCGAGCTGGACCTGCCCCGCACCCTGACCAACAACAGGCATTTCacatctcccacctcccagctcGTCCCCAAGCTCCGAAGGGTGCTGCTGGCCTTCTCCTGGCAGAATCCCGCCATCGGCTACTGCCAAGGGCTAAACAG GTTGGCAGCCATTGCCCTCCTGGTCCTAGAAGAGGAGGAAAGCGCATTCTGGTGCCTGGTTCACATTGTGGAAAACCTGATGCCGGCGGATTACTACAGCGACACGTTACTAGCATCACAG GTGGATCAAAGAGTCTTTAAAGACTTCTTGTCAGAAAAGCTCCCCAGgcttacagctcactttgagcaGCACAGGATTGACGTCTCACTGATCACCTTCAACTGGTTCCTGGTGGCCTTCGTAGACAGCCTGGTCAGTGACATCCTCTTCCGGGTCTGGGACGCCTTTCTGTACGAAGGAACAAAG GTGATTTTCCGCTATGCTCTTGCCATCTTTAAGTATAACGAAGAGGAGATTCTGCGGATCCATGACAGCCTGGAGGTTTACCAGTACCTTCGCTTTTTCACCCACATGATTGGAGATGGCAG GAAGCTGATGAGCATCGCCTTCAGTGACATGAATCCCTTCCCAATGAAGGTGCTGCAGAACCGGCGAGCGACACACCGGgcggagctggaggcagagctgagCGAGCTGGAGCGGATCAAGGCGCAGTACGTGAAAGAGCAAGCAGAGCAGGTGACCTGGCACCTGGATGGAGCCGTTagcgaagaggaggaggagatgtag